The nucleotide window TTTACAAGGCTACGCAAAAACCGGGGCGGGCCACATGAAGTAACAGAAGAGGGTTTAGTCCTACTTTCATGTCTggcctgtcccggtttttggttcTCAAAGTTTGGTCATCCTGAGCCGAAAGCTGTATTTAGGTGCGACCTGCAAACGGAGAGTGAAATTGTGATTAAGGCTTGCCAAAGATCAGTGTCCTCCATATATTAAATTAATACAAGATGCAAAAACGACAACAGTGAACTCAAAATACTGACATTATATGAGGCAGTAACCATCAGCCAAGCCAAGAGAGATGATGATGGCCGAGTTGCTTTCTCGCGGAACTCTCATGGTGGATCAGTGAATGGTTAATATGTGATACAACAGGACAGACTTCAAAAAGGACTGATGTGCATATAACCCTTAGAGGCAGTAATCATTCATTTCATCTCAGAATTCTGCATCTGCCTTTGCTGTTTAGCGCTATCTTCAAAACTAAGGGGGCAAAGCAAGTCCAACTGGCTTAAAGTTACTTAAGTCAATTGATATACACGAAACTAAAAAGTCATTTGTAAACAGTTTCAACGTGCGTCACTTGGAAGCCATATACAATAATGGAACTGCAGAAGTGTGGAAAAAGTGAAATACCTACACTTTACAGCACATGTGAAGCACGACAACGGCTGTCTCTACAAATTGTAAATATTGCCCTATTAACCACACACACCTCACGCCTGAGACCATTCCCAACTCCTAGGGTCTATATGGGTCACCACTTTGCATTCTATGACTTGTATTTTTGTGCATCTTATTAAAATTCTCAACTTGAAAATATCGAGTTGTAAAGGAATGCTGGCTTTAAAAAACAGCCATTCGTGCGAGTTACAGTCCCCTGCTTGTTTGCACGCACTCTGGTACCTGACGTTATGCTTTTCAAAGTATGACAAAGGGGCTATAAATCCACAATGCAAAGAAAAACGGTCCAGATGATCTACTTATACTTGAGGTGAACACTTGAGATTCATTTAAACTCAGTTATAGCGCAGTAAAATATGCCACGTAAAGGTAATGCAAATGAACATTTTTTTACCGAGAACCTGAGCCCTTCCGTGTTCACCGGGCTCAATTAGACTAAAAAGAAGTGCCCCACAAATACGATGTGTGGTCATCTCAGCCTCTGTGGTCAGTCATTCAGCGCACTTGCTCCAAAGACAATGACCCCGAAATCCACAGGGTTAACACAGGAAACCTTCGCGCCTCTACGACAGCAGAGACAATTAAACAAAGGCAGAGCTCAGCAAATAATGCCCTGACCTGAAACCTAATTATCCTGAGAGTTTCTCAATTCGCAAAGTACCTAAAAGTCGAGTTTGAGGAGGTTTGGTCTGGTCCCGGTCCCGCCCGAGGAGAGAACTCCTGTCACATACCACGCAGATAAGTTAATTCTGCCGACCCTGGTGACTATTTACATACAACAGTCCTAGAATGCACGCCACCACAGGCTTTCTTCCTCCTCCCAGGCACACTTCACCTTCGGGTGACACTCTGTAGTACCAGGAAATATCAGCCAAGAATTCAGTTATGTGTACCGTGATCAATACTACTTTACAAAGACAACGCGAAGAATGCAATACACTACGGGCTCGCTCCTACCATGTTACACCAAATGAGAGGCCTGGAACTTTTTAACAGCTACCTAGCCGCCCATCAAATTCATGCAAGTCCACCCTAGTGAACGACATTTTACCAAAATCCACATCACTACTGGTTTACCTTCCGCCTTTATAGGGTGCCTTTCGCACGCTGCAAGTGACACTACAGATACCAATTCCAGTATCCATGTACAACCCCCATAGCGAAGGCTGTACGCCCACAGGAACTCTGATAACTCCATACAACAGCCATATACTAAAGAGTATACCTTCCAAGCCGCATCCATCTACACGGTCACACACCCTAAACGCTCATCAATACTCCAGGCTGTTCGCTGGCGGTACATACAAAGTGTTCAGACCGACACTTTCTTCCACAGCTTGATACACTGAAGGCGATCCGCCTCCCGTACAACACCAAGCACCGTGAAGGAGACTCACAGATGCGCCCTCATTCTGAATTCATTGCTCTGTCCATAATCACATACGGAGGGGGGTCTGCTCAAAGAACCCCCATCATATATGATTGTACACTGTACAGAACAGGATACTTGGTGTCTCCCAATCCCATGGTACACAGCATTCGACAGACTCCCCCCTCTTTTCCTGCCTCTGCCCCCCGTACAGTGAAGGAAAACGAAGAAGCCCTTTTGCCCACCTGACCTGGCTTCAATCACCCCACACACGCTGAAGAGGTCACCCCCATCATATAATAAACAGTATCCCCCACCAGCATTTCCATCACACCACACATACTCAGAAAGATACTGGATATGTCACTCCTCATGCTGTCATACATCCCTCCCACCGCCTCACAAGCACAGGACACTTAAGATGTCACCCTTCATCCGATGAcacacacccctccctccccacacaGGACACTTAAGATGTCACCCCTTATGCTATGACATGCAACCCTCGCTCCCACCGCCACACAGAGGATATTGAAGATGTCACCCTTCGTCCTATGAcacacacccctccctccccacacaGGACACTGAAGATCCCACCCTTCATCCTACGACAaacacccctccctccccacacacacaggaCACTGAAGATCCCACCCTTCATCCCATGAAACACACCACTCCCTCCCCATACACACACGACACTGAAGATGCCACCCCTCGTGCTATGACATGGAACCCTCGCTCCCACCGCACCCACACGCAGGATATTGAAGATGTCACCCTTCATCCTATGAcacacacccctccctccccacacaGGACACGGAAGATCCCACCCTTCATCCTATAAAACACACCGTTCCCTCCCCACACACAGAGAACACTGAAGATGTCACCCCTCACCCTATGacacacacacctcaatacacagaCACACAGGATACTGAGGTCTCCCCTCATGCTATGACATACacccctccctcccacacacaggATACTGAAGATGTCACCTTTCAACCTATGACATACACCTCTCCCACAAATATCCCTAGAAGGATACTGAATATGTCACCCTCCCTCTGACCCCCCCCCACAAATACCCCTAGAAGGATATTGAATATGTCACCCTCCCTCTGACAAAAGGATACTGAAGAGgtcacccccctccctcccagccccAGTAGAATACTGAAGATGTCACCCTTCCTCCCACCGTCCGAATGATACTGAAGATGTCACCACTCATGCAATGCCACACCCCTCTCTCCCTCAGACCACCGAATGATACTGAAGATGCCACCCCTCATGCTATGACACACACCCCTCTCTCTCCCACCTACCCCCTGAAGAATAGTGAAGATATCACCCCTCTCTTCCTCTCTCAGGATACTGAAGAGGTCACCCCTCTCTCTCCCTGAGACCCCCGAATTATACTGAATATGTCACCCCTCATGCAGTGACACACACCTCTCTCCCtcagaccccctccccccccgaaGGACACTGAAGAGGTCACCCCTCTCTCCGAAGGATAATGAAGATATCAGTCCTCTCTCCCTCAGACCCCCGAATGATACTGAAGATGTCACCCCTCATGCTATGACACACCCCTCTCTCTCCCACCTACCCCCTGAAGGATAATGAAGATATCACCCCTCTCTCCCTCAGACCCCCGAAGGATACTGAAGATGTCACCCCTCATGCTAGGACACACACCCCTCTCTCCCACCGACCCCCTGAAGGATAGTGAAGATATCACCCCTCTCTCCCTCCGACCCCCGAAGGATACTGAAGATGTCACCCCTCTCTCCCTCCGACCCCGAAGGATACTGTAGATGTCACCCCTCTCTCCCTCCGACCCCGAAGGATACTGTAGATGTCACCCCTCTCTCCCTCCGACCCCCGAAGGATACTGAAGATGTCACCCCTCTCTCCCTCCGACCCCGAAGGATACTGTAGATGTCACCCCTCTCTCCCTCTGACCCCGAAGGATACTGTAGATGTCACCCCTCTCTCCCTCCGACCCCGAAGGATACTGTAGATGTCACCCCTCTCTCCCTCCGACCCCGAAGGATACTGTAGATGTCACCCCTCTCTCCCTCCGACCCCCGAAGGATACTGTAGATGTCACCCCTCTCTCCCTCCGACCCCCGAAGGATACTGTAGATGTCACCCCTCTCTCCCTCCGACCCCCGAAGGATACTGAAGATGTCACCCCTCATGCTAGGAGGCACACCCCTCTCTCCCACCGACCCCCTGAAGGATAATGAAGATATCACCCCTCTCTCCCTCAGACCCCCGAAGGATACTGAAGATGTCAACCCTCATGCTAGGACACACACCCCTCTCTCCCACCGACCCCCAGAAGGATACTGAAGATGTCACCCCTCATGCTAGGACACACACCCCTCTCTCCCTCCGACCCCCGAAGGATACTGAAGATGTCACCCCTCATGCTAGGACACACACCCCTCTCTCCCTCCGACCCCCGAAGGATACTGAAGATGTCACCCCTCATGCTAGGACACACACCCCTCTCTCCCTCCGACCCCCGAAGGATACTGAAGATGTCACCCCTCATGCTAGGACACACACCCCTCTCTCCCTCCGACCCCCGAAGGATACTGAAGATGTCACCCCTCATGCTAGGACACACACCCCTCTCTCCCTCCGACCCCCGAAGGATACTGAAGATGTCACCCCTCATGCTAGGACACACACCCCTCTCTCCCTCCGACCCCCGAAGGATACTGAAGATGTCACCCCTCATGCTAGGACACACACCCCTCTCTCCCTCCGACCCCCGAAGGATACTGAAGATGGTCCgctcccagggctccagcatgtagAGCGCCGTCACCAGCAGGTACTGGTAGTAGATCCAGGACAGGCGGCCCCAGGCGCGGCTCAGCGAGGGGCCGCTCTCCGGGGTCCCCGCCTTGCGCGGGGCGGGCAGGGGCGCAGTCATGGGCCGGGCTGTGGCCGGGCTCCGTCGGTCAGGGGGGGTCGGGCTCTCTGGGGTCCGCCGCGCGCCGCCCCGGTCTCAGCTGTCCCTCTAGCCGCAGCTTCCGCTCCGTTCAGTCACTTCCGCCTCTGCTCTCCGGTCACTTCCGGGTTACGGACGCTGTGCTCAACGGTGTCTGCGGGGCTCGAGCCTCTCTTGCTCTGTAGAGACGATCCCTCGCTTCCGGCTGTCACGTGACACTGCCTCTGTGACGTAAGGGGTCAGCAGTTTTTTTCGCCAATAGCAGAGCTCGCCGGGGAACGCACCACCTGGGCGTCAGATGACGTCACCTTGGAGTCTCCCGACTctcagagaaaggaaaggaaggaaCCGGGCGAACGTCTTAAAGGGGCCGCGGCGGGGACCCACCCTGAATAAACAACTGCACCCGCCCCCCGGCTACGACTGCACCCCTACACCCTGCCCTGTGCAGCCCAaccactgcagcacccagaagcTGCAGTCCAACCGCTGCAACACCCCACCAACCACTGCAGCACCCCAGAGCCTGCGGTCcagccactgcaacaccccagagcctgcggtccaaccactgcaacaccccaggGCCTTCAGCCCTaccactgcaacaccccagagCCTGCACTCCAACCGCTGCAACACCCAGAGCCTGCACtccagccactgcaacacccagagGCTgcggtccaaccactgcaacaccccaggGCCTTCAGCCCTaccactgcaacaccccagagcctgcactccaaccactgcaacaccccagagCCTGCACTCCAACCACTGCAGCACCCCAGAGCCTgcggtccaaccactgcaacacccagagcctgcactccagccactgcaacaccccagagcctgcggtccagccactgcaacaccccagagcctgcggtccaaccactgcaacaccccaggGCCTTCAGCCCTaccactgcaacaccccagagCCTGCACTCCAACCGCTGCAACACCCAGAGCCTGCACtccagccactgcaacacccagagGCTgcggtccaaccactgcaacaccccaggGCCTTCAGCCCTaccactgcaacaccccagagcctgcactccaaccactgcaacaccccagagCCTGCACTCCAACCACTGCAGCACCCCAGAGCCTgcggtccaaccactgcaacacccagagcctgcactccagccactgcaacaccccagagcctgcggtccaaccactgcaacaccccagagcctgcggtccaaccactgcaacaccccaggGCCTTCAGCCCTaccactgcaacaccccagagCCTGCACTCCAACCGCTGCAACACCCAGAGCCTGCACtccagccactgcaacacccagagGCTgcggtccaaccactgcaacaccccaggGCCTTCAGCCCTaccactgcaacaccccagagcct belongs to Pleurodeles waltl isolate 20211129_DDA chromosome 9, aPleWal1.hap1.20221129, whole genome shotgun sequence and includes:
- the SPTSSA gene encoding serine palmitoyltransferase small subunit A; protein product: MTAPLPAPRKAGTPESGPSLSRAWGRLSWIYYQYLLVTALYMLEPWERTIFNSMLVSVVGMALYTGYVFMPQHIMAILHYFEVVP